The Alkalibacter saccharofermentans DSM 14828 genome has a window encoding:
- the zapA gene encoding cell division protein ZapA, whose product MDNKNKVIAKIQGAEYTLVGDISQEHMDEICETVNDMLLDVKKSNPLMNKNMALLLCALNLSEGLKNQKMLNDELNEQIGNLENIKELKEQIRIYKEYASRNNEIYQELSLENDRLKEEVETSRDSLEQYNKKIKQYKYDIEESRKTILDLQNQLFESQIELVKANKKGTYDD is encoded by the coding sequence ATGGATAATAAAAACAAAGTCATAGCTAAAATACAAGGTGCGGAATATACATTGGTTGGGGATATATCCCAAGAGCATATGGATGAAATCTGCGAGACAGTAAATGATATGCTTTTGGATGTAAAAAAGTCAAATCCTCTGATGAATAAGAACATGGCTTTGTTGCTCTGTGCTCTAAACCTGTCGGAAGGCCTAAAAAACCAAAAGATGCTAAACGACGAGCTCAATGAACAGATAGGAAACCTGGAGAATATCAAGGAGCTGAAGGAGCAGATTCGTATATACAAAGAGTATGCCAGTAGAAACAACGAGATTTATCAGGAGCTCTCTCTGGAAAATGACAGATTAAAGGAAGAAGTTGAAACTTCAAGAGATAGCCTTGAACAGTACAACAAGAAGATAAAGCAATACAAGTATGACATCGAGGAAAGCAGGAAGACTATTTTGGATCTGCAAAACCAGCTGTTTGAAAGCCAAATAGAGCTGGTAAAGGCCAATAAAAAGGGCACTTACGATGACTAA
- a CDS encoding NUDIX hydrolase yields MKNDIFELAMQIQAYAKTGLHYVNNEYEIDRYNQIMDATVSIISRLSTEDPQKISLALHSETLYVTPKVDLRSVVFNDAGKFLMVKEKVDGLWTLPGGFCDVGYTPSQIAVKETKEEAGIDVEAVKLLGVLDKSKHGHPKSIYYLYTIFMLCKKTGGIEEPGMETLDVGYFGLDDLPELSSPRITREQLEMMQKFYENESMEPYFD; encoded by the coding sequence ATGAAGAACGACATATTTGAACTGGCCATGCAAATTCAAGCCTATGCGAAAACAGGGCTGCATTATGTCAATAATGAATACGAAATTGACAGATATAATCAAATCATGGATGCGACTGTTAGCATAATATCAAGATTAAGCACTGAAGATCCACAAAAGATAAGCTTAGCCTTGCACAGCGAAACCCTGTATGTCACGCCAAAAGTCGACCTTAGAAGCGTAGTATTCAACGATGCAGGAAAATTTTTGATGGTTAAAGAAAAAGTGGATGGGCTGTGGACGTTGCCAGGAGGCTTTTGCGATGTTGGGTATACCCCTTCCCAAATAGCAGTCAAGGAGACCAAGGAAGAAGCTGGAATAGACGTAGAGGCTGTAAAACTTCTGGGTGTGTTGGATAAAAGCAAGCATGGACATCCAAAATCGATTTATTATTTGTACACTATTTTTATGCTGTGCAAAAAAACCGGTGGAATTGAAGAACCGGGGATGGAAACTCTAGATGTTGGATATTTCGGTCTGGACGACTTGCCGGAGCTGTCCAGTCCAAGAATAACGAGGGAACAGCTTGAGATGATGCAGAAGTTTTACGAAAATGAAAGCATGGAACCATATTTCGATTAA
- a CDS encoding DUF2207 domain-containing protein, whose protein sequence is MLLFNCSKLKFFAVLLLLAFVMTSPAKAAASNVDFDITGYKIDAYIQQDGSMKVTEAITYDGRFNGQFWNLEYSSGGEKPITGSLGDLAGSSGLYNAHEISDIRVSRLIDPGSPLTPSNLEEYSQIGTGSGIPGDERVYEFSVDDQRAELKIFSPTYGSIKTLVIEYTLSNVAVLHNDVGEVYWNFIGIGWEDTINNLEIDLYLPTGSDELRIFAHGPLTGVSELVGNNQAKLQIDRVHPSEAVDARFVFSTEVLSGVVKETNIDALDEILRVEQARADEANAQRDRARAIKTALSVLGIVWFIFMAAGTIFIYFKYDKEFKADFYGKYYRELPADYGPAVMSYNYNFKKISPRDLTATILNMIRNKAFTLTYEKVEKKRLLFGSKMEDVYTITDNSDNLRRELTREESHLKDWLIGKIGNGKSVTFDDIEEYSKNKKNALAFYDDYDIWKTIIEGKAQGYDFFDDKAVYGAIMGVLLGISGIILGVAGAVWGVLLTLINVPLGILIVIFSIRIKRRSKRGNEDFVKWKAFKDFLTDFSKIDDAVVPSIILWEHYLVYAVSLGVADKVIETMKVVLKDSDFSDPNLTYLRGGYGYAGFYAFSALNTSLDTVTRNAVQSAMTQHSSGSGGGGGFSVGGGGGGGGGSGGRGF, encoded by the coding sequence ATGTTACTTTTTAATTGCAGTAAATTAAAGTTTTTTGCGGTCTTATTATTGCTGGCATTCGTAATGACATCTCCGGCAAAAGCAGCCGCATCAAATGTGGATTTTGACATCACCGGATATAAGATCGATGCTTATATCCAACAGGATGGATCGATGAAGGTAACAGAGGCGATTACATACGATGGAAGGTTCAACGGTCAATTTTGGAATTTGGAATACTCCTCAGGAGGAGAAAAGCCGATAACGGGAAGCCTGGGTGACTTGGCGGGAAGCTCGGGTCTGTATAATGCCCATGAGATATCTGATATCAGGGTGTCAAGGCTGATTGATCCGGGAAGTCCTTTGACTCCAAGCAATTTAGAGGAGTATTCACAAATAGGCACAGGCAGTGGAATTCCTGGTGATGAGCGTGTATACGAGTTTAGTGTAGACGACCAAAGAGCCGAGCTTAAAATATTTTCTCCCACATACGGTAGTATAAAGACACTGGTAATTGAGTACACCCTCTCAAATGTCGCCGTATTGCACAATGATGTTGGTGAGGTTTACTGGAATTTTATCGGCATAGGCTGGGAAGACACAATTAACAACCTAGAGATAGATTTGTACTTGCCTACCGGAAGTGATGAATTAAGGATATTTGCTCACGGTCCTTTGACAGGCGTCAGTGAGCTGGTTGGCAACAACCAGGCAAAGCTTCAAATAGACAGAGTGCATCCTAGTGAAGCGGTAGATGCAAGATTTGTTTTTTCAACTGAAGTTTTATCAGGTGTTGTTAAAGAAACAAATATAGATGCACTGGATGAAATACTGAGAGTCGAGCAGGCGCGAGCCGATGAAGCAAATGCCCAGCGTGACAGGGCCAGAGCAATAAAAACAGCGTTGAGCGTTTTAGGCATAGTTTGGTTTATCTTTATGGCAGCAGGGACAATCTTTATATATTTTAAATATGATAAAGAATTCAAGGCTGATTTTTATGGTAAATACTATAGGGAGCTTCCTGCAGATTACGGGCCTGCCGTCATGAGCTATAATTACAACTTCAAAAAAATATCTCCCAGGGATTTGACTGCGACTATTCTTAATATGATTAGAAATAAGGCTTTCACTTTGACTTATGAAAAGGTAGAGAAAAAAAGATTGCTTTTTGGAAGCAAAATGGAAGATGTTTATACCATAACAGATAATTCTGATAATTTACGCAGAGAACTTACCAGAGAGGAATCACACCTTAAGGATTGGTTGATCGGTAAAATTGGAAACGGTAAATCTGTTACTTTCGACGATATCGAAGAGTATTCCAAGAACAAAAAAAACGCTTTGGCATTTTATGATGACTATGATATATGGAAGACCATAATTGAAGGAAAAGCTCAGGGTTATGATTTCTTTGATGATAAAGCAGTTTATGGAGCCATCATGGGCGTTCTTTTAGGAATCAGTGGAATTATCCTAGGTGTTGCAGGTGCTGTATGGGGAGTCTTATTGACATTGATAAATGTTCCTTTAGGAATCTTAATCGTTATATTTTCTATTAGGATTAAAAGAAGGAGCAAAAGAGGCAATGAAGACTTTGTAAAATGGAAGGCATTCAAGGATTTCTTAACTGATTTTAGTAAAATTGATGACGCAGTAGTTCCGTCGATCATATTATGGGAGCATTATCTGGTTTACGCCGTGTCATTGGGAGTTGCAGATAAGGTTATAGAGACAATGAAGGTAGTATTGAAAGATTCAGACTTTAGCGATCCGAATTTGACTTATTTAAGAGGAGGATACGGTTACGCAGGATTTTACGCCTTTAGCGCACTTAACACGTCTCTTGACACAGTTACCAGAAACGCAGTCCAATCTGCAATGACACAGCATTCCTCCGGTTCCGGCGGTGGCGGTGGATTTAGTGTCGGCGGAGGCGGAGGCGGCGGAGGCGGAAGCGGCGGACGCGGCTTCTGA
- a CDS encoding LemA family protein gives MQWYVIVGLIIVLALAVAGIYNSLISLRNRVKDSWAQIDVQLKRRFDLIPNLVNTVKGYASHEKETLDAVISARNKFTQATTPTEEMESNNQLTSALSRLFALAESYPDLKANQNFLSLQDELSKTEDKISFARQFYNDTVLMFNNKVQMFPSNIVANMFNFKSEKFFEIEESSRENPNVTF, from the coding sequence ATGCAATGGTATGTTATTGTAGGATTAATCATTGTTTTGGCGCTGGCTGTAGCGGGAATATACAACTCATTAATATCCCTGAGAAATAGGGTTAAGGATTCATGGGCACAAATAGATGTGCAATTAAAGAGAAGGTTTGACCTCATACCAAATCTCGTGAACACGGTTAAAGGATATGCTTCCCACGAAAAGGAAACATTGGATGCTGTAATCAGTGCAAGGAATAAATTCACTCAAGCTACAACTCCTACCGAAGAGATGGAAAGCAACAATCAGCTTACATCTGCCTTGTCCAGGTTGTTTGCGTTGGCTGAGAGTTATCCTGATCTTAAGGCAAATCAAAACTTCTTGAGCCTGCAGGATGAGCTTTCCAAAACAGAGGACAAGATAAGTTTTGCAAGACAGTTTTACAACGATACTGTATTGATGTTCAACAACAAGGTTCAGATGTTCCCAAGCAACATAGTAGCCAACATGTTTAACTTTAAATCTGAGAAATTTTTTGAAATCGAAGAAAGTTCAAGGGAAAACCCCAATGTTACTTTTTAA
- the galE gene encoding UDP-glucose 4-epimerase GalE — protein MNILVTGGAGYIGSHTCISLIESGHDVIIADNLSNSKIEILYYIEKITGIKVKFYESDVTDENELEKIFSQNDIDGVIHFAGFKAVGESVEKPIEYYYNNLISTILLSKMCTLHGVNKIVFSSSATVYGENKVPFEETMELLPTTNPYGETKAISEKILRDVSNAYPKLSVILLRYFNPVGAHKSGLIGENPNGIPNNLMPFITQVAKGKLQELKVFGDDYDTVDGTGVRDYIHVIDLAKGHVAAIEKSQKGTSVYNLGTGRGTSVLELIKAFEKINGIKIPYSITKRRQGDIAECYADVKKAEEELGWTAELGVEDMVRDAWNFEKKRA, from the coding sequence ATGAATATACTGGTTACCGGCGGTGCCGGGTACATAGGATCCCACACATGCATCTCTCTTATAGAATCCGGGCATGATGTGATAATTGCTGATAATCTTTCTAACAGTAAAATCGAAATACTGTATTATATAGAAAAGATTACAGGCATTAAGGTTAAGTTTTATGAAAGCGATGTTACTGATGAAAATGAATTGGAAAAGATATTTTCCCAGAACGATATTGATGGTGTTATTCATTTCGCAGGATTCAAAGCGGTGGGAGAGTCTGTTGAAAAGCCTATCGAATACTATTATAACAATCTGATAAGCACCATATTGTTAAGCAAGATGTGTACATTGCATGGAGTGAATAAAATCGTATTTTCATCCTCTGCCACTGTATATGGTGAGAACAAGGTGCCCTTTGAAGAGACGATGGAACTTTTGCCAACAACTAACCCGTATGGTGAGACCAAGGCTATCAGCGAAAAAATACTTAGGGACGTGTCTAATGCATATCCAAAATTATCAGTGATATTGTTAAGATATTTTAATCCGGTGGGAGCTCATAAGAGCGGCTTGATTGGAGAGAACCCAAACGGAATTCCGAATAATTTGATGCCGTTTATAACTCAAGTAGCAAAAGGTAAGCTTCAAGAGCTAAAAGTATTCGGAGATGATTATGATACTGTTGATGGAACAGGCGTAAGAGATTACATACACGTTATTGATTTGGCTAAGGGGCATGTAGCTGCTATCGAAAAGTCACAAAAAGGTACTTCTGTGTATAATTTGGGAACAGGTCGAGGAACCTCTGTTTTGGAGCTTATAAAAGCCTTTGAAAAAATCAATGGTATAAAGATACCGTATTCAATAACAAAAAGGCGCCAAGGGGATATTGCCGAATGCTACGCAGATGTTAAAAAAGCAGAAGAGGAATTGGGATGGACAGCTGAACTTGGGGTCGAAGATATGGTCAGAGATGCCTGGAACTTTGAAAAAAAGAGGGCATAA